In Stenotrophomonas sp. ESTM1D_MKCIP4_1, a single genomic region encodes these proteins:
- the rnt gene encoding ribonuclease T: MSQRFRGFLPVVVDVETGGFDSQRNALLEIAAVPIEMDENGLLYPGQTASAHVVPAEGLEIDPKSLEVTGIILDHPFRLAKEERAALDHIFTPVRAAMKKYGCQRAILVGHNAHFDLGFVNAAVARTGHKRNPFHPFSVFDTVTLAGIAYGQTVLARAANAAGLGWDANEAHSAVYDTEQTARLFCTIANAWPR, from the coding sequence ATGTCGCAACGCTTCCGTGGCTTCCTGCCCGTGGTGGTGGACGTGGAAACCGGCGGCTTCGACAGCCAGCGCAATGCGCTGCTGGAAATCGCCGCCGTGCCGATCGAGATGGACGAGAACGGCCTGCTCTACCCCGGCCAGACCGCCAGCGCCCACGTGGTCCCGGCCGAAGGGCTGGAGATCGACCCGAAGTCGCTGGAAGTCACCGGCATCATCCTCGATCACCCGTTCCGGCTGGCGAAGGAAGAGCGGGCGGCGCTGGACCACATCTTCACCCCGGTCCGCGCGGCGATGAAGAAGTACGGCTGCCAGCGCGCGATCCTGGTCGGGCACAACGCCCACTTCGATCTGGGCTTCGTCAATGCAGCGGTGGCCCGGACCGGCCACAAGCGCAACCCGTTCCATCCCTTCAGCGTGTTCGATACGGTGACCCTGGCCGGCATTGCCTACGGGCAGACGGTGCTGGCCCGCGCGGCCAATGCCGCCGGGCTGGGCTGGGATGCCAACGAGGCACACAGCGCGGTGTACGACACCGAGCAGACGGCCCGGCTGTTCTGCACGATTGCCAACGCCTGGCCGCGGTAA
- a CDS encoding RcnB family protein yields MKRLIAATLSLTLLATAVSPAMAAPYGAAGRDDHHHQKDHHDDRRDPPRRGHTLARDHRGEPVRDYRHHGLRAPTRGQEWRKVDNRYVLIAVATGVIADVVLAHR; encoded by the coding sequence ATGAAGCGTCTGATTGCCGCCACCCTCTCGCTGACCCTGCTGGCCACCGCCGTCTCGCCGGCGATGGCCGCTCCCTACGGCGCCGCTGGGCGCGACGACCATCACCACCAGAAGGATCACCACGACGACCGTCGTGATCCGCCCCGCCGCGGCCACACGCTTGCCCGCGATCACCGCGGCGAACCTGTCCGCGACTACCGCCACCATGGCCTGCGTGCCCCGACCCGCGGCCAGGAATGGCGCAAGGTCGACAACCGCTATGTGCTGATTGCCGTGGCGACCGGCGTGATCGCCGACGTGGTGCTGGCACATCGCTGA
- a CDS encoding DoxX family protein: protein MMMNTLATVRGQLDRCGPWLAPLGLRVLLAWEYFESGREKLLGENWFSDLQSAFPFPFDVLPASVNWQLATWFELVGAACLLFGLGTRFAAASLLVLTVVATYAVHWPMHWQSLGDLAMGYAISDQGFGNFKLPVLFMAMLLPLLFTGAGRLSMDAWFARRTATHP, encoded by the coding sequence CTGATGATGAACACCCTGGCCACTGTGCGTGGCCAGCTGGACCGCTGCGGCCCATGGCTGGCCCCCCTCGGTCTGCGCGTGCTGCTGGCCTGGGAATACTTTGAGTCCGGCCGCGAAAAGCTGCTGGGGGAAAACTGGTTCAGCGACCTGCAGAGCGCCTTTCCGTTTCCGTTCGATGTACTGCCCGCCAGCGTGAACTGGCAGTTGGCGACCTGGTTCGAGCTGGTCGGCGCGGCCTGCCTGCTGTTTGGCCTGGGCACCCGGTTCGCTGCGGCCAGCCTGCTGGTGCTGACGGTGGTTGCCACCTACGCGGTGCACTGGCCCATGCACTGGCAATCGCTGGGCGACCTGGCCATGGGCTACGCGATCAGCGACCAGGGCTTCGGCAACTTCAAGCTGCCCGTGCTGTTCATGGCGATGCTGCTGCCCCTGCTGTTCACCGGGGCCGGGCGGCTGAGCATGGATGCCTGGTTCGCGCGCCGGACCGCCACGCATCCGTAG
- a CDS encoding putative DNA-binding domain-containing protein, with protein MADTPTHLRRQQHAFTAHLRDPQQVPAPADLDPRRVAVYQRLLFNNLLGLLGNGFPVCVRLLGEPAWTGLVREYFARHRARTPLFTEVAGEFVQWLQAQPALPHPALAELAHYEWVETELYQRVAEPLPAAPGTDPLQAPLRGSPLAWPLLYRWPVHRLGADDGPAEPPPEATGLLVRRDADGVVRFAHLSLLAVHLLTLIDETPGATGQHYLQQLAALHHLDAGALAEPGAQLLLQFLHAGVIGPQTATD; from the coding sequence ATGGCTGACACACCCACGCACCTGCGCAGGCAGCAGCACGCCTTCACCGCGCACCTGCGCGACCCGCAGCAGGTCCCCGCCCCTGCCGATCTGGACCCGCGGCGGGTGGCGGTATACCAGCGCCTGTTGTTCAACAATCTGCTGGGGTTGCTGGGCAACGGTTTCCCGGTCTGCGTACGCCTGTTGGGTGAACCCGCCTGGACCGGGCTGGTGCGCGAGTACTTCGCCCGGCACCGCGCACGTACGCCGCTGTTCACGGAAGTGGCCGGCGAGTTCGTGCAGTGGCTGCAGGCACAGCCGGCGCTGCCCCATCCTGCGCTGGCCGAACTGGCCCACTACGAGTGGGTGGAAACCGAGCTTTACCAGCGCGTGGCCGAGCCGTTGCCAGCGGCACCCGGCACCGACCCGCTGCAGGCACCGCTGCGCGGCTCCCCCCTGGCCTGGCCGTTGCTGTACCGCTGGCCGGTCCACCGCCTGGGTGCCGACGACGGCCCTGCCGAACCGCCACCGGAGGCAACGGGCCTGCTGGTACGCCGCGACGCCGATGGCGTGGTCCGGTTTGCCCACCTCAGCCTGCTGGCCGTGCATCTGCTCACCCTGATCGACGAAACCCCCGGCGCCACCGGGCAGCACTACCTGCAGCAACTGGCCGCCCTGCATCACCTCGATGCCGGCGCATTGGCCGAACCCGGTGCCCAGCTGCTGCTGCAGTTCCTGCACGCCGGCGTGATAGGCCCGCAGACGGCAACGGACTGA
- a CDS encoding DUF692 domain-containing protein produces the protein MASTDVRASAVSPRSPLPAAAVGLGLRRALLQDLRDAPAGDFDFLECAPENWIGVGGLAGEALDALAHRHPLSCHGLSLSLGGSAPLDTRLLQQIGQFLDRHRVPLYSEHLSYCSDEGQLYDLLPIPFTDEAVRHTALRIARVQDLLGRRIAVENVSYYLAPQPAMDELAFTNAVLAEADCDLLLDVNNVYVNACNHGYDADAFIAGLPAQRIVCLHVAGHLDEAPDLKIDTHGSPVIDPVWALLERTYARMGPRPTLLERDFNFPPYRELQGELQTIRRLQATTPGVAHG, from the coding sequence GTGGCAAGCACTGACGTCCGCGCAAGCGCGGTCTCTCCACGGTCGCCGCTGCCTGCGGCGGCCGTGGGGCTGGGCCTGCGCCGGGCGCTGCTGCAGGACCTGCGCGATGCACCGGCCGGCGATTTCGACTTCCTCGAATGCGCGCCGGAAAACTGGATCGGCGTCGGCGGCCTGGCCGGCGAAGCGCTCGACGCGTTGGCCCACCGCCATCCTCTCAGCTGCCATGGGCTGTCCCTGTCGCTGGGCGGCAGTGCCCCGCTGGATACGCGGCTGCTGCAGCAGATCGGCCAGTTCCTCGATCGTCACCGCGTGCCGCTGTACAGCGAACACCTGAGCTACTGCAGCGACGAGGGGCAGCTGTACGACCTGCTGCCGATTCCCTTCACCGACGAGGCCGTGCGCCATACCGCCCTGCGCATCGCACGCGTGCAGGATCTGCTTGGCCGCCGCATCGCCGTGGAAAACGTGTCCTACTACCTGGCGCCGCAACCGGCGATGGACGAACTGGCGTTCACCAACGCGGTGCTGGCCGAAGCCGACTGCGATCTGCTGCTGGACGTCAACAACGTCTACGTCAACGCCTGCAACCACGGCTACGACGCCGACGCGTTCATTGCAGGCCTGCCGGCCCAGCGCATCGTCTGCCTGCACGTGGCCGGCCATCTGGACGAGGCCCCGGACCTGAAGATCGATACGCATGGCAGCCCCGTGATCGACCCGGTCTGGGCGCTGCTGGAACGTACCTATGCCCGCATGGGGCCGCGGCCGACGCTGCTGGAACGGGACTTCAACTTCCCGCCGTACCGCGAACTGCAGGGCGAACTGCAGACCATCCGCCGCCTGCAGGCCACCACGCCCGGGGTCGCCCATGGCTGA
- the phoU gene encoding phosphate signaling complex protein PhoU has product MNLPNDHIVKSYDEEQQRLVAEIVRMGEMAVAQLEASMDVIEKRDENAAHRIIANDEAIDQLEQQISHDVMRLALRGPMARDLREILAGLRIPADIERIGDYAANVAKRSIALGKVPPLPQIQGLRALGRLAAQQVRRAIAAYRDNDAEAAIALRQDDARLDAQYTALFRELLTYMMEDPRNITPCTHLLFMAKNLERVGDHATNIAENVWFLVHGEQPLPPREKRDETSSTDHV; this is encoded by the coding sequence ATGAATCTTCCCAACGACCACATCGTCAAGAGCTACGACGAAGAGCAGCAGCGGCTGGTGGCTGAAATCGTGCGCATGGGCGAGATGGCCGTCGCCCAGCTGGAGGCGTCGATGGACGTCATCGAGAAGCGCGACGAGAACGCCGCCCACCGCATCATCGCCAACGATGAAGCCATCGACCAGCTGGAACAGCAGATCAGCCACGACGTGATGCGCCTGGCCCTGCGTGGCCCGATGGCCCGCGACCTGCGCGAGATCCTGGCCGGCCTGCGCATTCCGGCCGACATCGAACGCATCGGCGATTACGCCGCCAACGTGGCAAAGCGCTCCATCGCGCTGGGCAAGGTGCCGCCGCTGCCGCAGATCCAGGGCCTGCGCGCCCTCGGCCGCCTGGCCGCACAGCAGGTGCGCCGCGCCATCGCCGCCTACCGCGACAACGACGCCGAGGCCGCCATCGCCCTGCGCCAGGACGATGCCCGTCTGGACGCGCAGTACACCGCGCTGTTCCGCGAGCTGCTGACCTACATGATGGAAGACCCGCGCAACATCACCCCGTGCACCCATCTGCTGTTCATGGCCAAGAACCTGGAGCGCGTGGGTGACCACGCCACCAACATCGCCGAGAACGTGTGGTTCCTGGTGCACGGTGAGCAGCCGCTGCCGCCGCGCGAGAAGCGCGACGAGACGTCGAGCACCGATCACGTCTGA